Proteins encoded by one window of Nocardioides euryhalodurans:
- a CDS encoding threonine aldolase family protein, whose protein sequence is MIDLRSDTVTRPTAAMRRAMAEAEVGDDVYGEDPTVLGLEERVAGLFGHEAALFTPTGSMANVLAVRSVVAPGEEVLCEERAHIARAELGAHGAHSGITMRTWHAPDGRVPVARVQDMFAPDLGPYFVPTAAVAVENTHNFAGGAVVPLEQLQALRTWADEVGTSVHVDGARIWNAHVATGVPLTTYGGLADVLAVCLSKGLGAPIGSLMVGSAEAVAEARVRRKRMGGGMRQVGVLAAAGLHALDHHLDRLAEDHEHARMLAEACGVDPAGVETNIVVVPHDDAAGFVARAAEAGVRIGAVGPRTVRLVTHLDVDRAAVEKAAGVLAGL, encoded by the coding sequence GTGATCGACCTGCGCTCCGACACCGTCACCCGCCCCACCGCCGCGATGCGGCGCGCCATGGCCGAGGCCGAGGTGGGCGACGACGTCTACGGCGAGGACCCGACGGTCCTGGGCCTGGAGGAACGCGTCGCCGGGCTCTTCGGCCACGAGGCGGCGCTCTTCACCCCGACCGGGTCGATGGCCAACGTGCTCGCCGTCCGCAGCGTCGTGGCTCCGGGCGAGGAGGTGCTCTGCGAGGAGCGCGCCCACATCGCGCGGGCCGAGCTCGGCGCCCACGGGGCCCACAGCGGCATCACCATGCGGACCTGGCACGCCCCCGACGGACGCGTCCCCGTGGCGCGGGTGCAGGACATGTTCGCGCCCGACCTGGGCCCCTACTTCGTGCCGACTGCCGCCGTCGCGGTCGAGAACACCCACAACTTCGCCGGCGGCGCGGTCGTGCCGCTGGAGCAGCTGCAGGCCCTCCGGACCTGGGCCGACGAGGTCGGCACCTCGGTCCACGTGGACGGGGCGCGGATCTGGAACGCGCACGTCGCCACCGGCGTACCGCTCACGACGTACGGCGGGCTCGCCGACGTGCTGGCGGTCTGCCTGTCGAAGGGGCTCGGTGCGCCGATCGGGTCGCTCATGGTCGGGTCGGCGGAGGCGGTCGCCGAGGCCCGGGTGCGGCGCAAGCGGATGGGCGGCGGGATGCGGCAGGTCGGCGTGCTGGCCGCGGCCGGGCTGCACGCGCTCGACCACCACCTCGACCGGCTGGCCGAGGACCACGAGCACGCCCGGATGCTGGCCGAGGCGTGCGGGGTCGATCCGGCGGGCGTCGAGACCAACATCGTGGTCGTGCCGCACGACGACGCGGCGGGCTTCGTGGCCCGGGCGGCCGAGGCCGGCGTACGGATCGGCGCGGTGGGGCCGCGGACGGTCCGGCTGGTGACCCACCTCGACGTGGACCGCGCGGCCGTGGAGAAGGCGGCGGGAGTGCTCGCCGGCCTCTGA
- a CDS encoding NADase-type glycan-binding domain-containing protein produces the protein MDTCRQCGHTLGVGRFCTNCGHPVDAPVPAGPASRSWRTDTAERPRVEALPSEEPDTPARPAPTGHRHVDETRRTAGWVPWVAGLAVMLLLAALGLWLLLGGDDDPTARDTSREQPRREEPVAEQPSRDDRTPEGRTTMSPEPQVDPTDLARFTTVVAPAPAPPNRDVSGNQVRCEASNLVDGVPETCWRMPEDGTGETITFTFDGPTELSEVGLVNGYAKTAQDAQGALDWYAGNRRVLEVEWSFDDGTVVGQDLAQTLDMQVVPLDDVVTEVVTLRLVEVSPPGPGRASRDYTAISDVRLLGSPA, from the coding sequence GTGGACACGTGTCGCCAGTGCGGGCACACGCTGGGGGTCGGTCGCTTCTGCACCAACTGCGGCCACCCCGTCGACGCCCCGGTCCCCGCCGGTCCCGCCTCCCGCTCGTGGCGCACCGACACCGCCGAGCGGCCCCGGGTCGAGGCGCTGCCGTCCGAGGAGCCGGACACCCCCGCACGCCCCGCCCCGACCGGCCACCGGCACGTCGACGAGACCCGGCGTACGGCGGGCTGGGTGCCGTGGGTCGCCGGGCTGGCCGTGATGCTGCTGCTGGCGGCGCTGGGTCTGTGGCTGCTGCTCGGCGGTGACGACGACCCCACCGCGCGCGACACCTCACGGGAGCAGCCGCGCCGCGAGGAGCCGGTGGCCGAGCAGCCGAGCCGCGACGACCGCACCCCCGAGGGGCGCACGACGATGAGCCCCGAGCCGCAGGTGGACCCGACCGACCTGGCGCGCTTCACGACCGTCGTCGCGCCCGCGCCGGCCCCGCCCAACCGTGACGTGAGCGGCAACCAGGTCCGCTGCGAGGCGAGCAACCTGGTCGACGGGGTCCCCGAGACCTGCTGGCGGATGCCGGAGGACGGCACCGGCGAGACGATCACGTTCACCTTCGACGGACCGACCGAGCTGAGCGAGGTGGGCCTGGTCAACGGCTACGCCAAGACCGCGCAGGACGCCCAGGGCGCGCTCGACTGGTACGCCGGCAACCGCCGGGTGCTCGAGGTCGAGTGGTCCTTCGACGACGGGACGGTCGTGGGCCAGGACCTGGCGCAGACGCTCGACATGCAGGTCGTCCCGCTCGACGACGTCGTCACCGAGGTGGTGACGCTCCGGCTGGTCGAGGTCAGCCCTCCCGGTCCGGGACGGGCCTCGCGCGACTACACCGCGATCTCCGACGTACGCCTGCTCGGCTCCCCCGCCTGA